The following are from one region of the Synechococcus sp. CBW1108 genome:
- a CDS encoding type II toxin-antitoxin system PemK/MazF family toxin: MRAPARGALIWLSFTPQSGREQAGRRPALVVSSSTYNSKVGLALVCPITSRVKGYPFEVALPEGGPVQGVVLADQLRSLDWRSREAELIANAPIAVVERVLQLVGALLSSP, from the coding sequence GTGAGAGCACCGGCGCGCGGGGCTCTGATCTGGCTCAGCTTCACACCACAGAGTGGGCGTGAACAGGCTGGACGCCGCCCGGCTTTGGTGGTGTCGTCATCGACGTACAACAGCAAGGTTGGCCTTGCTTTGGTGTGTCCCATCACCAGCAGGGTGAAGGGATACCCATTTGAAGTGGCGCTGCCGGAAGGGGGGCCGGTGCAGGGGGTGGTGCTGGCGGATCAACTGCGCAGCCTGGACTGGCGCAGCCGAGAGGCTGAGCTGATTGCCAATGCTCCGATTGCGGTGGTGGAGCGGGTGCTGCAGCTGGTTGGAGCGCTGTTGAGCAGCCCGTAA
- a CDS encoding nucleotidyl transferase AbiEii/AbiGii toxin family protein, protein MNRVVEQMLQRIPLDSDAARSQALREVMQEIALAGLYRRGFFSKAAFYGGTCLRIFHQLPRFSEDLDFSLLQPVPHFSLQPYLRGLEEEFAALGIGVGLSAFLKPTSTVVELAISGTKILKIKLEVDTDPPLGFSTEEQLLLEPFSCYVKCFSLPDLFAGKMHAVLFRQWQQRVKGRDWFDLEWYLRQGVPLHLDHLAERARQSDHWPADQPFTEATLQTLLHERIERLDVANARIDIERFIPDPQPLAIWSPDYFQQLARRITTV, encoded by the coding sequence ATGAACCGGGTGGTTGAGCAGATGCTGCAGAGGATTCCTCTCGACAGTGATGCGGCGCGGAGCCAGGCCTTGCGGGAAGTGATGCAGGAGATTGCCCTGGCGGGGCTCTACCGCCGTGGTTTCTTTAGCAAGGCCGCGTTTTATGGCGGCACCTGTCTGCGCATCTTTCATCAGCTGCCGCGATTTTCCGAGGATCTGGATTTCTCGCTCCTGCAGCCAGTTCCCCACTTCTCACTGCAACCCTATCTGCGAGGGCTGGAGGAGGAATTTGCCGCCCTCGGCATCGGTGTTGGGCTTTCAGCCTTTCTCAAGCCAACCTCCACCGTTGTTGAACTCGCAATAAGTGGCACAAAAATTCTGAAGATCAAATTGGAGGTCGACACAGACCCGCCCCTGGGATTCAGCACCGAGGAGCAGCTCCTGCTGGAGCCCTTTTCCTGTTACGTGAAATGCTTCAGCCTGCCCGATCTATTCGCCGGCAAGATGCATGCCGTGCTGTTCAGGCAATGGCAACAACGGGTCAAGGGCCGCGACTGGTTTGATCTGGAGTGGTATCTGCGCCAGGGCGTCCCCCTGCATCTCGATCATCTGGCTGAGCGGGCTCGCCAGAGTGACCATTGGCCAGCGGATCAGCCCTTCACGGAAGCGACGTTGCAGACGTTGCTTCATGAGCGCATCGAGCGACTGGATGTAGCCAATGCCCGCATCGACATAGAACGCTTCATCCCAGACCCCCAGCCGTTGGCAATCTGGTCGCCCGACTACTTCCAGCAACTCGCCCGACGGATCACAACGGTCTGA
- a CDS encoding type II toxin-antitoxin system HicA family toxin: MGRLSGYRYRDVTKRLKLFGFAFDRQAAGSHEIWYQRSGNRYTTIPNHPGDMPEGTLRAILRQSGISVETFLEN; the protein is encoded by the coding sequence GTGGGTCGTCTGTCTGGTTATCGCTACCGCGATGTCACCAAGCGTTTGAAGCTCTTCGGCTTTGCGTTTGACCGCCAAGCAGCTGGTTCCCACGAGATCTGGTACCAACGTTCAGGCAATCGCTACACCACGATTCCGAACCACCCTGGTGACATGCCCGAGGGAACCCTTCGCGCCATCCTGCGCCAATCAGGTATCAGTGTGGAGACGTTTCTAGAGAACTGA
- a CDS encoding type II toxin-antitoxin system HicB family antitoxin, giving the protein MAEWLVNFHLERLPEGGYLATCGSIPGLVAQGRTVTETLEIARDVAKKLHEARLDRGELESSAPLAQSFELPVVLSA; this is encoded by the coding sequence GTGGCTGAATGGCTCGTCAACTTTCATTTGGAGCGGCTGCCTGAGGGTGGCTACCTGGCCACCTGTGGAAGCATTCCTGGTCTGGTCGCCCAGGGGCGCACCGTGACGGAGACCCTCGAGATTGCCCGTGATGTAGCCAAAAAGCTTCACGAAGCGCGGCTTGATCGGGGTGAACTTGAATCTTCTGCTCCCCTCGCGCAGTCCTTTGAGCTTCCCGTTGTCCTCAGCGCGTAG
- a CDS encoding clan AA aspartic protease, which translates to MGLIHGTVQLSNPTRPELQGMEVSALADSGAVHLCIPEHIAIQLQLRELEQREVILADGRRRTVPYMGPIEVSFANRRCFTGAMVLGNEVLLGAIPMEDMDLVLRPQLQSITVNPESPNIPVSLAK; encoded by the coding sequence ATGGGCTTGATTCACGGCACAGTTCAGCTCTCCAACCCCACCCGACCCGAGCTGCAGGGAATGGAGGTGAGTGCCCTGGCCGATTCCGGGGCCGTGCACCTCTGCATCCCTGAGCACATCGCCATCCAGCTGCAGCTTCGGGAGCTGGAGCAGCGGGAGGTGATCCTGGCCGATGGACGCCGCCGCACGGTGCCCTACATGGGCCCCATTGAGGTGAGCTTCGCCAACCGCCGCTGCTTCACCGGCGCCATGGTGCTCGGCAACGAGGTGCTGCTGGGAGCCATCCCCATGGAAGACATGGATCTGGTGCTGCGGCCCCAGCTGCAGTCGATCACCGTGAACCCGGAAAGCCCCAACATCCCGGTGAGCCTGGCCAAGTAG
- a CDS encoding type II toxin-antitoxin system VapC family toxin, whose product MNVLLDTNVLSEPMRERPDAVVMAELEQGGHSLQTASLVIHELSYGIQRLADGRRKDRFRSYLQNLLSSGLPVLPYDNAAALWHGEQRARLEARGLRPAFADGQIAAIAATQGLVLVTRNISDFAAFDGLQLLNWFSSP is encoded by the coding sequence GTGAACGTTCTGCTCGACACCAACGTGTTGTCGGAACCGATGCGGGAGCGGCCGGATGCCGTGGTGATGGCAGAGCTTGAGCAGGGTGGTCACAGCCTGCAGACAGCCAGCCTGGTGATTCATGAGCTGAGCTATGGGATCCAGCGCTTGGCCGACGGCCGCAGAAAAGACCGGTTCCGCAGTTATCTGCAGAACCTGCTCTCAAGCGGCCTGCCTGTGCTGCCTTACGACAATGCTGCGGCGCTCTGGCATGGCGAACAGCGCGCTCGCCTTGAGGCACGTGGATTGCGGCCTGCCTTTGCTGATGGTCAGATCGCCGCGATTGCTGCAACCCAGGGCCTGGTGCTTGTGACACGCAACATCAGCGATTTTGCGGCGTTTGATGGGCTGCAGCTGCTCAACTGGTTCTCTTCGCCATGA
- a CDS encoding type II toxin-antitoxin system Phd/YefM family antitoxin, which produces MTQPVSLSEAKAQLAGLVHAAEGGEVVHISRHGKPVAVLLSEQAYAALQGQQQRSKLWGAIAQWRSAGQPSHPDDWPLASGMAGEESVNSWRDRSVSREVWLA; this is translated from the coding sequence GTGACACAGCCGGTATCCCTGTCTGAGGCCAAGGCTCAGCTGGCGGGCCTTGTGCACGCAGCCGAGGGTGGTGAGGTGGTGCACATCTCCCGCCACGGCAAACCTGTGGCGGTGTTGCTCTCCGAGCAGGCCTATGCAGCTCTCCAGGGCCAGCAGCAGCGCTCAAAGCTGTGGGGGGCCATCGCGCAATGGCGTTCGGCCGGTCAGCCCAGCCATCCAGACGACTGGCCCTTGGCTTCTGGTATGGCTGGCGAGGAGTCTGTCAACAGCTGGCGTGACCGTTCGGTCAGCCGCGAGGTGTGGCTGGCGTGA
- a CDS encoding putative toxin-antitoxin system toxin component, PIN family: MGPPDLSRDPIRAVLDTNVLLSALLFANGRLSWLRPCWQRDALIPVVAEPTVRELLRVLAYSKFKLNPADRERLLEDLLPWCESWTGSIPASSHRVRDPHDQVFLDLALAAATPVLVSGDADLLALQGSVNPLLILSPADFQAWLDGSR, from the coding sequence ATGGGCCCGCCAGACTTGAGCCGTGATCCGATCCGAGCGGTGCTCGACACCAATGTGTTGCTTTCAGCGCTGTTGTTCGCCAATGGCCGGCTCAGTTGGTTGCGGCCTTGCTGGCAGCGCGATGCGTTGATTCCTGTTGTGGCTGAACCCACGGTGCGAGAGCTATTACGGGTGTTGGCCTATTCCAAATTCAAACTGAACCCAGCGGATCGAGAGCGCCTACTGGAAGATCTACTGCCGTGGTGTGAAAGCTGGACGGGTTCCATCCCTGCAAGCTCCCACCGCGTGCGAGACCCCCATGATCAGGTCTTCCTTGATCTGGCTCTGGCTGCAGCCACGCCTGTGCTGGTGAGTGGCGATGCAGACTTGCTAGCCCTTCAGGGATCGGTGAATCCCCTGTTGATCCTCAGCCCAGCCGACTTCCAGGCGTGGCTGGATGGTTCCCGCTGA
- a CDS encoding AbrB/MazE/SpoVT family DNA-binding domain-containing protein encodes MVVAKCTSKNQLTLPKAVVEQTGQADYYDVTCDNGRIVLTPLHPGGATAVRARLAELGISEADVADAVKWARQT; translated from the coding sequence ATGGTTGTTGCCAAGTGCACCAGCAAAAACCAGCTCACCCTACCCAAGGCCGTGGTGGAACAGACGGGCCAGGCCGACTACTACGACGTCACCTGCGACAACGGCCGCATCGTGCTCACGCCGCTCCACCCCGGTGGAGCCACGGCGGTGCGTGCCCGTCTGGCGGAGCTCGGGATCAGCGAAGCCGATGTGGCCGATGCAGTGAAATGGGCCCGCCAGACTTGA
- a CDS encoding peptidylprolyl isomerase, translating to MALRLDAFSEAALAELRRHNLLQLLVQRQLVAAAVADASPEPEALEQAKQQFLRNQKLTEPEALRAYLLNNCLSEADLTWQIELPLRIRAHCNEHYRHKAEAHFLARKNQLDRVVYSLLRVKDGYLARELYLRLDAGEANFADLAAEFSEGPEKQTKGILGPVPLTQAHPALAERLRTSPAGQLMQPFQIESWWLVARLESYTPATFDDNIATQMAAELFEQWVKEETSLRMRDLQLAGTGTTTA from the coding sequence ATGGCCCTACGACTTGACGCTTTCTCCGAAGCGGCGCTGGCGGAACTGCGCCGGCACAATTTGCTGCAGCTTCTGGTGCAGCGCCAGCTGGTGGCGGCTGCTGTGGCCGACGCATCGCCCGAGCCTGAGGCCTTGGAGCAAGCCAAGCAGCAGTTTCTCCGCAACCAAAAGCTCACTGAGCCTGAGGCCCTACGGGCCTACCTACTTAATAACTGTCTCAGCGAGGCCGATCTCACCTGGCAGATCGAGCTGCCACTGCGGATTCGCGCCCACTGCAACGAGCATTACCGCCACAAGGCCGAGGCCCACTTCCTGGCCCGTAAAAACCAGCTTGACCGGGTGGTTTACAGCCTGCTGAGGGTGAAGGACGGCTACCTGGCTAGGGAGCTGTATCTGCGCCTGGATGCGGGCGAGGCCAATTTCGCCGACCTGGCGGCAGAGTTTTCGGAAGGGCCCGAGAAGCAAACCAAGGGCATCCTGGGGCCGGTGCCCCTCACCCAGGCCCATCCGGCCCTGGCGGAGCGACTGCGCACCAGCCCGGCTGGCCAGTTGATGCAGCCTTTCCAGATTGAGAGCTGGTGGCTGGTGGCCCGGCTTGAAAGCTATACACCGGCCACTTTTGACGACAACATCGCCACCCAGATGGCAGCAGAGCTGTTTGAGCAGTGGGTGAAAGAGGAGACCAGCCTTAGGATGCGAGATCTCCAGCTGGCGGGTACGGGCACAACGACGGCATGA
- a CDS encoding ABC transporter transmembrane domain-containing protein, which yields MTQTPTATLQQLPAFRDLSAPAQQRLEADIKLLRFRIGQSLTEANALPAQVFVLLQGECRLLGSEQGRLSTLARLGPGNLIGLASLLRAAPCETVTAATEVVAAAISDSMVVELYQQEASFRNWCDNALWPAEVAALLELLQKEDAQTDRSLLNKLARLVKQAQLLPAATHHTPLALQEAAEGRQLYLASANCASAQLGTALDPTAPLPQASPPFGLRVISLPAGLGARTQGGRPALGAGDPAAALSIAEAPTQPSISSLSLGQADPMAGFRLVKGEGPLEETLACFQMLAAQMKLPFRRDSIEKVLRDSLRRGQTPTLQLCGQLGASLGLHVVNAKVPAELGIRLQTPSLLAWDGGFALAVSSNAAGLTLASPRRGMVELSPVALEEAFPEGIDLLLLDRATTTPNQKFGPEWFWPALKRHRGVLAQVLITSFVVQLFGLANPLLIQVIIDKVISQRSLDTLQVLGIGLVVVTLLEGVLGSLRTFLFAETTNRIDQRLGAEVIDHLLRLPLGYFDRRPVGELGSRIAELEKIRNFLTGTALTTVLDAAFSVIYIVVMAIYSWALTLVALVVLPIQVGLTVLGAPLFRRQFRQAAEENAHTQSHLVEVLTGIQTVKAQNVEMVSRWKWQERYGKYISRTFEKTVTGTALNETGQVLQKLSQLLVLWVGATMVLKGELTLGQLIAFRIISGYVTQPLLRLSNIWQSIQELRVSFERLADVIDTPQESSEADQAKIPLPPIEGAVKFEDVSFTFQAGTPEVLKQINLSIEPGTFVGIVGQSGSGKSTLMKLLPRLYSPTSGRLLIDGYDIDKVELYSVRRQVGIVPQDPLLFSGSVAENIALTRPDADSEEIVHAARLAAAHDFIMQLPSGYSTPVGERGAALSGGQRQRIAIARTLLSNPKLLVMDEATSALDYDTERQVCNNLLESLRECTVFFITHRLTTIRNADLVVMMHQGAIVEMGSHGELMERRGRYYALYRQQEAG from the coding sequence ATGACCCAGACGCCCACAGCAACCCTGCAGCAGCTGCCTGCCTTCCGCGATCTCTCGGCACCGGCGCAGCAGCGACTGGAGGCAGACATCAAGCTGCTGCGCTTCCGCATCGGCCAGAGCCTCACCGAAGCCAATGCACTGCCGGCCCAGGTTTTCGTGCTGCTGCAAGGGGAGTGCCGTCTGCTGGGCAGTGAGCAGGGCCGCCTGAGCACGCTGGCGCGGCTGGGGCCGGGCAATCTGATAGGTTTAGCATCCCTGCTGCGGGCCGCGCCCTGCGAAACGGTCACCGCCGCCACCGAAGTGGTGGCCGCCGCCATCAGTGACAGCATGGTGGTGGAGCTCTATCAACAGGAAGCCAGCTTTCGCAACTGGTGCGACAACGCCCTCTGGCCTGCGGAAGTGGCTGCCTTGCTCGAGCTGCTGCAAAAGGAAGATGCCCAGACAGACCGCTCCCTGCTGAACAAACTGGCTCGGCTGGTGAAGCAGGCCCAGCTCCTGCCCGCTGCGACCCACCACACCCCATTGGCTCTCCAGGAGGCTGCTGAAGGGCGGCAGCTCTACCTGGCCAGCGCCAACTGCGCCAGCGCCCAGCTGGGCACGGCCCTCGATCCCACTGCCCCCCTGCCCCAGGCCAGCCCACCTTTTGGCCTGAGGGTGATCAGCCTGCCCGCTGGCCTCGGCGCCCGCACCCAGGGCGGCAGGCCAGCCCTGGGGGCCGGCGATCCAGCTGCTGCGCTCAGCATTGCTGAGGCACCTACCCAGCCTTCGATCAGCAGCCTCAGCCTGGGCCAGGCCGATCCGATGGCGGGCTTCCGGCTGGTGAAAGGCGAAGGCCCGCTGGAGGAAACCCTCGCCTGCTTCCAGATGCTGGCGGCCCAGATGAAGCTGCCCTTCCGCCGTGATTCGATCGAAAAGGTGCTGCGCGACAGCCTGCGCCGGGGCCAGACCCCAACCCTGCAGCTCTGCGGCCAGCTAGGCGCCAGCCTGGGCCTGCATGTGGTGAATGCCAAGGTGCCAGCAGAGCTGGGCATCCGGCTGCAAACGCCGTCGCTGTTGGCCTGGGATGGCGGTTTTGCGCTGGCGGTGAGCAGTAACGCGGCAGGGCTCACCCTGGCTTCCCCGCGGCGGGGGATGGTTGAACTCAGCCCCGTTGCGCTGGAGGAGGCCTTCCCGGAGGGCATCGATCTGCTGCTGCTGGATCGGGCCACCACCACGCCCAATCAGAAATTCGGCCCGGAATGGTTCTGGCCCGCCCTGAAACGCCACCGCGGGGTGCTGGCCCAGGTGTTGATCACTTCGTTTGTGGTGCAGCTGTTTGGCCTGGCCAATCCGCTGCTGATCCAGGTGATCATCGATAAGGTGATTTCCCAGCGCAGCCTCGACACGCTTCAGGTGCTGGGTATTGGTTTGGTGGTGGTGACCCTGCTGGAGGGGGTATTGGGCAGCTTGCGCACCTTCCTATTTGCCGAAACCACCAACCGCATCGACCAGCGGCTGGGGGCTGAGGTGATCGATCACCTGCTGCGGCTGCCGCTCGGCTATTTCGACCGCCGGCCCGTGGGTGAGCTGGGCTCCCGCATTGCTGAGCTGGAGAAGATCCGCAATTTCCTCACCGGCACGGCCCTCACGACGGTGCTGGATGCGGCCTTCTCGGTGATCTACATCGTGGTGATGGCGATTTACAGCTGGGCTCTCACCCTGGTGGCCCTCGTGGTGCTGCCGATCCAGGTGGGGCTCACCGTGCTGGGGGCGCCCCTATTCCGGCGGCAATTTCGCCAGGCAGCCGAGGAAAACGCCCACACCCAAAGCCATCTTGTGGAGGTGCTCACCGGCATCCAAACGGTGAAGGCCCAAAACGTGGAGATGGTGAGCCGCTGGAAGTGGCAGGAGCGCTACGGCAAATACATCTCTCGCACCTTTGAAAAAACAGTCACCGGCACGGCGCTGAATGAAACGGGCCAGGTGCTGCAGAAACTCTCCCAGCTGCTGGTGCTGTGGGTGGGCGCGACGATGGTGCTCAAAGGGGAGCTCACCTTGGGCCAGCTGATCGCCTTCCGGATCATTTCCGGCTATGTCACCCAGCCGCTGCTGCGCCTATCCAATATCTGGCAGAGCATCCAGGAGCTGCGGGTGAGCTTCGAGCGGCTCGCCGACGTGATCGACACCCCCCAGGAATCGAGCGAGGCAGATCAGGCCAAGATTCCCCTGCCGCCGATTGAAGGGGCGGTGAAGTTTGAGGATGTGAGCTTCACCTTCCAGGCCGGCACTCCAGAGGTGCTCAAGCAGATCAATCTCAGCATTGAGCCGGGAACGTTTGTGGGCATCGTGGGCCAGAGCGGCAGCGGCAAGAGCACCCTGATGAAACTTTTGCCGCGGCTCTACTCGCCCACCAGTGGCCGACTGTTGATCGACGGCTACGACATCGACAAGGTGGAGCTGTATTCAGTGCGGCGCCAGGTGGGTATCGTTCCCCAGGACCCGCTGCTCTTTTCCGGCTCAGTGGCAGAAAACATTGCCCTTACCAGGCCCGATGCCGACAGCGAGGAGATCGTGCATGCCGCCCGGCTGGCGGCCGCCCATGACTTCATCATGCAGCTGCCATCTGGCTACAGCACGCCGGTGGGCGAGCGTGGCGCAGCCCTCAGTGGCGGCCAGCGCCAACGCATCGCCATTGCCCGCACCCTGCTCAGTAACCCCAAATTGCTCGTGATGGATGAGGCCACCAGCGCCCTCGATTACGACACCGAACGGCAGGTGTGCAACAACCTGCTGGAGAGCCTGCGCGAGTGCACGGTGTTTTTCATTACCCACCGGCTCACCACGATCCGCAATGCTGATCTGGTGGTGATGATGCATCAGGGAGCAATTGTGGAAATGGGCAGCCATGGGGAGCTGATGGAAAGGCGCGGCCGTTACTACGCCCTTTATCGCCAGCAGGAGGCGGGCTGA
- a CDS encoding HlyD family secretion protein, whose product MQPLKRAQAAIEQRVLVSSHDETALQQSRFWVRAITWGLVGTASFGVAWLALAKTEEIVVATGKLEPIGSVKEIQMPVGGVAEAILVKDGQQVKAGQALMRLDTEASSQRSKNLGQSLALKQKQQGLKQLELQRYLAMNREETTMLTKKLALERQILSRLASLAAVGASAELQVLQQRNTVQEAEGKLQQSQLDRFRQEAILSQQMQQLEAEQSELRSQISEASVTLRYQTLRSPVDGVVFDLKPKSPGYAAQSTEAVMKIVPFNALEASVEIPSSDIGFVRKGMPVDVSIDSFPATDFGVLQGTVKGIGSDALPPDPAKQEQEYRYPAVIKLASQQLKLNSGQRLPLQVGMSLTANIKLRKVTYLQMLLGGFRDKADSLRRV is encoded by the coding sequence ATGCAGCCACTAAAGCGAGCCCAGGCCGCAATCGAGCAGCGGGTTTTGGTCAGCAGCCACGACGAAACAGCCCTGCAGCAATCCCGCTTCTGGGTGCGGGCAATCACCTGGGGGCTGGTGGGCACGGCCAGCTTTGGCGTGGCCTGGCTGGCCCTGGCCAAAACCGAAGAAATCGTGGTGGCCACAGGCAAGCTCGAACCGATCGGCTCGGTGAAAGAGATCCAGATGCCGGTGGGGGGTGTGGCTGAGGCGATCCTGGTGAAAGATGGCCAGCAGGTGAAGGCAGGCCAGGCGCTGATGCGGCTCGACACCGAGGCATCCAGCCAACGCAGTAAAAACCTGGGGCAGAGCCTGGCTCTCAAGCAGAAGCAGCAGGGCCTCAAACAGCTGGAATTGCAGCGCTACCTGGCCATGAACCGGGAAGAAACCACCATGCTCACCAAAAAGCTGGCGCTGGAACGCCAGATTCTCAGCCGCTTGGCCTCCCTGGCTGCGGTGGGAGCCTCAGCTGAGCTGCAGGTGTTGCAGCAACGCAACACCGTGCAGGAAGCCGAGGGCAAGCTGCAGCAGAGCCAGCTGGATCGCTTCCGCCAGGAGGCCATCCTCAGTCAGCAGATGCAGCAGCTGGAAGCGGAACAAAGCGAGTTGCGCAGCCAGATCAGCGAAGCCAGCGTCACCCTGCGCTATCAGACCCTCCGCTCCCCTGTCGATGGGGTGGTGTTTGACCTCAAGCCGAAATCCCCGGGCTATGCAGCCCAGAGCACCGAGGCAGTGATGAAGATCGTGCCCTTCAATGCCCTGGAGGCAAGTGTGGAGATCCCCAGCTCAGACATCGGCTTTGTGCGCAAGGGCATGCCGGTGGACGTGAGCATCGATTCCTTCCCCGCTACCGACTTTGGAGTGCTGCAGGGCACTGTCAAGGGTATCGGCTCTGATGCGCTGCCACCGGATCCGGCCAAGCAGGAGCAGGAATACCGCTATCCAGCGGTGATCAAGCTGGCCAGCCAGCAGCTCAAGCTCAACAGCGGCCAGCGCCTGCCCCTGCAGGTGGGCATGAGCCTGACGGCCAACATCAAGCTGCGTAAGGTCACCTACCTGCAGATGCTGCTGGGGGGCTTCAGGGATAAGGCCGACTCCCTTCGGCGTGTTTAG
- a CDS encoding calcium-binding protein, whose protein sequence is MTSLVGTTGVDVATIVTLQSNVFVGANTADDTITVNLAGNQAATDYVVRMGGGGDRVNITSTLLNSFVSLDGTTLANDGDDSFNATGALINCEIVGRGGNDEMGLAGASLQLSNSTVNGNTGVDRIRLGASSASYVYGGADSDTITTTAGAANSSSSVIINGNKGSDFVTLAASGFASGTVYGGNGNDTINAAAVTDAAAAALGVTAAGVYLSGDLGDDTITGSNGIDTINGGDGADVINGGTGADVINGGIGDDNITGGAGADVIAALGNDVLVYTTLTDSALTSATSNTGFDTITEFSANSAVAPAVNGDRFDVAAAQVTAAAAVGGIFNAGTIAGGANLAATLDTAFDGNLIANGVGIVTINTGSFAGSYVVLNDADTNYTFATDAVIKVNSTANIVANTFI, encoded by the coding sequence GTGACTTCCCTGGTCGGTACCACCGGGGTTGACGTCGCAACCATTGTTACATTGCAAAGCAATGTTTTTGTAGGCGCTAATACCGCTGATGATACCATCACTGTAAATCTTGCTGGCAATCAGGCCGCTACTGATTACGTAGTCCGCATGGGCGGTGGTGGAGATAGAGTCAACATCACCAGCACTCTATTGAATTCATTCGTTTCTCTTGACGGCACAACTCTTGCCAACGACGGCGACGACTCTTTCAACGCAACCGGAGCACTAATCAACTGTGAAATTGTTGGCCGCGGCGGCAATGATGAGATGGGCTTGGCTGGTGCTTCACTCCAGCTGAGCAATTCAACCGTTAACGGCAACACAGGTGTCGATAGGATTCGCCTCGGCGCCTCTTCGGCTTCCTACGTCTACGGCGGAGCTGATTCTGATACGATTACTACAACTGCTGGTGCAGCCAACAGCTCCTCGTCGGTTATTATCAACGGCAACAAAGGTTCTGACTTTGTTACCCTCGCTGCCAGCGGATTCGCTTCGGGAACTGTTTATGGCGGTAATGGCAACGACACCATTAACGCAGCCGCTGTCACCGACGCTGCAGCTGCTGCTCTAGGTGTAACGGCTGCTGGTGTGTATCTCTCGGGCGATCTGGGCGATGATACTATCACCGGATCCAATGGCATTGATACCATTAATGGTGGCGATGGCGCTGATGTAATCAATGGTGGTACTGGCGCTGATGTAATCAATGGTGGTATTGGCGACGACAACATCACCGGTGGCGCTGGCGCGGACGTCATTGCTGCCTTAGGTAATGACGTACTTGTTTACACTACTCTGACTGACTCGGCTCTGACTTCAGCTACGTCGAACACTGGTTTCGACACTATCACCGAGTTTAGCGCTAACTCTGCAGTTGCTCCAGCTGTCAATGGCGATCGTTTTGATGTTGCGGCTGCTCAAGTTACAGCTGCGGCTGCAGTTGGCGGTATCTTCAATGCTGGGACGATAGCAGGCGGGGCTAACCTCGCTGCAACCCTCGACACAGCATTTGATGGTAATCTCATCGCAAATGGCGTTGGCATTGTAACCATCAACACCGGTTCTTTCGCTGGTAGTTATGTGGTCCTAAACGATGCCGACACCAACTATACATTTGCTACCGATGCCGTAATTAAGGTTAATTCCACTGCCAACATCGTAGCTAACACCTTCATCTGA